In Phaseolus vulgaris cultivar G19833 chromosome 10, P. vulgaris v2.0, whole genome shotgun sequence, a single genomic region encodes these proteins:
- the LOC137819588 gene encoding disease resistance protein RUN1-like isoform X2 — translation MYVFRWVILVKLSKKRHTKHFQDNNWSMARPDGARHSPKLQIYLDGMKATTVGLQYQVEDLIRTIKSKSTEDCRIAICGQGGCGKTTLAKAIYNQIHGTFTEKSFIEDIGQFSGIRGDLRLQEQLLSDVLKTKVKISSVEMGKRMIRERLSGKRVFIVLDDVPEFCALLDLWECRRCFSGGTIIIITTRDEHILRIHEVDSVFRINPMSPFRDCL, via the exons ATGTACGTCTTCAGATGGGTGATTTTGGTAAAGCTTTCAAAGAAACGGCACACCAAACATTTTCAGGACAACAACTGGAGCATGGCACGTCCAGATGGAGCCAGGCACTCACCAAAGCTGCAAATTTATTTGGATGGGATGAAAGCAACCACAG TTGGGTTACAATACCAAGTGGAGGATCTGATTAGAACTATCAAAAGTAAATCCACGGAGGATTGTAGGATAGCGATATGTGGACAGGGAGGATGTGGTAAAACTACCCTTGCAAAAGCCATCTATAATCAAATTCATGGTACATTCACGGAGAAAAGTTTCATTGAAGATATTGGACAATTTAGTGGAATAAGAGGGGATCTTCGTTTACAAGAACAACTTCTCTCAGATGTCCTAAAAACAAAGGTGAAGATAAGCAGCGTTGAGATGGGAAAAAGAATGATTCGTGAAAGACTTTCTGGGAAAAGGGTGTTCATTGTACTTGATGATGTGCCTGAGTTTTGTGCATTACTCGACCTATGGGAATGCCGCCGTTGCTTCAGTGGAGGAACTATAATAATCATTACAACGAGAGATGAACACATACTGAGGATTCATGAAGTTGATTCTGTTTTTCGGATAAATCCAATGAGCCCATTCAGAGATTGCCTTTGA
- the LOC137819588 gene encoding disease resistance protein RUN1-like isoform X1, which yields MTSSIPSMELLSSTSKLPVYYEIEPSDVRLQMGDFGKAFKETAHQTFSGQQLEHGTSRWSQALTKAANLFGWDESNHRSDAELVDKIVKSLLNLPVLSATKFPVGLQYQVEDLIRTIKSKSTEDCRIAICGQGGCGKTTLAKAIYNQIHGTFTEKSFIEDIGQFSGIRGDLRLQEQLLSDVLKTKVKISSVEMGKRMIRERLSGKRVFIVLDDVPEFCALLDLWECRRCFSGGTIIIITTRDEHILRIHEVDSVFRINPMSPFRDCL from the exons ATGACCTCATCAATTCCTTCCATGGAATTGCTGTCTTCGACATCCAAACTGCCCGTTTATTACGAAATTGAGCCATCTGATGTACGTCTTCAGATGGGTGATTTTGGTAAAGCTTTCAAAGAAACGGCACACCAAACATTTTCAGGACAACAACTGGAGCATGGCACGTCCAGATGGAGCCAGGCACTCACCAAAGCTGCAAATTTATTTGGATGGGATGAAAGCAACCACAG GAGTGATGCTGAACTAGTCGACAAAATTGTTAAAAGCCTTCTTAATTTACCAGTCTTGTCTGCTACTAAATTTCCAGTTGGGTTACAATACCAAGTGGAGGATCTGATTAGAACTATCAAAAGTAAATCCACGGAGGATTGTAGGATAGCGATATGTGGACAGGGAGGATGTGGTAAAACTACCCTTGCAAAAGCCATCTATAATCAAATTCATGGTACATTCACGGAGAAAAGTTTCATTGAAGATATTGGACAATTTAGTGGAATAAGAGGGGATCTTCGTTTACAAGAACAACTTCTCTCAGATGTCCTAAAAACAAAGGTGAAGATAAGCAGCGTTGAGATGGGAAAAAGAATGATTCGTGAAAGACTTTCTGGGAAAAGGGTGTTCATTGTACTTGATGATGTGCCTGAGTTTTGTGCATTACTCGACCTATGGGAATGCCGCCGTTGCTTCAGTGGAGGAACTATAATAATCATTACAACGAGAGATGAACACATACTGAGGATTCATGAAGTTGATTCTGTTTTTCGGATAAATCCAATGAGCCCATTCAGAGATTGCCTTTGA
- the LOC137819190 gene encoding uncharacterized protein: protein MERGFKELVQEKWMSYSTQGNDMIKLKDKLKMLKNDLKVWNMDVFGNIDLKKSRILKRIEEVDCQDAYGKLEGSSRLERMELEEVQEAVWRCDGSKSPGPYGYNFNFIKKSWDVIKSDIVAVVAQFHDSSSIPKGCNASFIALVPKVSDPLKLDQYRPITLVSALYKIISKVLSCRIKSVLPSVIDGSHSAFLMDRGMLDSVLMANEVVEELRRDGRSLLFLKVDYKKKSTEEFKPTRGLRQGDHLAPFLFIIVAEGLAELAKQAIKANALSGLKIGRNAVEVCVLQLADDTLFLCEDSFRNVITMKAILRGYELASGLKINFHKSKVAGINVERNALDLYAKTLNCTQMSIPFKYLGLEVGGNPRKIMFWEPILRKLKAKLSAWKGRFLSLAGRICLIKFVLSALPLFYLAFYKAPEFVLASPASKGGSCGRGGRKKEQYHGWCLLIGEKGKWRDLLVSKYGSAASTPVKLQSWWSGDLSKVCHGGGGGGWFQEATSLKIGASDKVRFWKDVWVGNLNLKTVFPRLHSLSLNQGEKVGEAGVWVGSEWRWSLRWRCARFVWESIMEEDLLRLISQTNLYKKVKGYQVWRNEESGMFLVKSAYDHLTNPVNSNQNLVWKGIWAIIVRCIWDHRNNVIFKQGAVNAEEIFHMELIVAAEVLSLSPRIPQFPFHYETGVEVGCGLYVALLLVLVQKHSSQAVGRKPVLASL, encoded by the exons ATGGAGAGGGGATTCAAGGAGCTGGTGCAAGAGAAATGGATGTCATACTCTACACAAGGGAATGACATGATCAAACTCAAAGATAAGTTGAAGATGCTAAAGAACGACCTAAAAGTCTGGAACATGGATGTGTTTGGTAATATTGACTTAAAAAAGAGTAGAATCTTGAAGAGAATAGAAGAAGTTGACTGTCAAGATGCATATGGCAAGCTGGAGGGAAGTTCTAGGCTTGAAAGAATGGAACTC GAAGAAGTGCAGGAAGCGGTGTGGCGATGTGATGGCTCAAAGAGTCCTGGTCCATATGGATATAACTTTAACTTCATCAAGAAAAGTTGGGATGTTATTAAAAGTGACATTGTAGCAGTGGTGGCACAGTTCCATGATTCAAGTAGCATACCAAAAGGATGTAATGCTTCGTTTATAGCCTTGGTCCCTAAAGTTAGTGACCCTTTGAAGCTTGATCAGTATAGACCAATCACCTTAGTGAGTGCTCTATATAAAATCATATCGAAGGTGTTGTCTTGTAGAATCAAGTCTGTTCTGCCATCGGTGATAGATGGGAGTCATTCGGCCTTTTTGATGGATAGAGGGATGCTGGATAGCGTACTAATGGCGAATGAAGTGGTAGAGGAGCTCAGGAGGGATGGGAGGAGTCTCCTATTTTTAAAGGTGGACTATAAAAAG AAGTCTACTGAAGAATTTAAACCGACGAGAGGGTTGAGGCAGGGTGATCATCTAGCACCATTCCTATTTATCATAGTAGCTGAAGGCCTTGCTGAGTTAGCCAAACAAGCTATAAAGGCCAATGCGTTATCAGGCTTGAAGATTGGTAGGAATGCGGTAGAGGTGTGCGTGCTTCAATTGGCTGATGATACACTTTTTCTATGTGAAGACTCCTTTAGAAATGTAATCACTATGAAGGCTATATTGAGGGGCTATGAACTTGCATCAGGCTTGAAGATTAATTTCCATAAGTCGAAGGTTGCAGGCATAAATGTTGAAAGGAATGCCCTGGATCTCTACGCTAAGACCTTAAATTGTACGCAGATGTCGATTCCTTTCAAGTATTTGGGGCTTGAAGTGGGTGGTAACCCTAGGAAGATAATGTTTTGGGAGCCAATCCTAAGGAAACTTAAAGCAAAACTCAGTGCGTGGAAAGGGAGATTCTTGTCATTGGCAGGAAgaatatgtttaattaaatttgtcCTCTCAGCTTTGCCTCTCTTCTATCTAGCATTCTATAAAGCGCCAGAATTCGTATTAGCATCACCAGCATCCAAAGGAGGTTCTTGTGGGCGTGGGGGAAGGAAGAAAGAACAATATCATGG GTGGTGTTTACTGATTGGAGAGAAAGGCAAATGGAGAGACTTGCTGGTGTCAAAGTATGGCTCGGCTGCTAGTACGCCAGTGAAGCTCCAATCATGGTGGTCGGGGGACCTGTCCAAAGTTTGTCATGGGGGAGGAGGTGGTGGATGGTTTCAGGAAGCAACAAGTTTGAAAATAGGAGCTAGTGATAAGGTTAGATTTTGGAAGGATGTGTGGGTTGGAAATCTGAACCTCAAAACAGTATTCCCTAGGTTGCATTCTTTATCCTTGAACCAGGGAGAAAAGGTAGGTGAGGCTGGCGTGTGGGTAGGATCAGAATGGCGGTGGAGTCTAAGGTGGAGATGTGCTAGGTTTGTGTGGGAATCTATTATGGAGGAAGATCTTTTAAGGCTCATATCTCAAACCAATCTGTATAAAAAGGTGAAGGGCTACCAGGTGTGGAGGAATGAAGAATCAGGGATGTTCTTAGTGAAATCGGCGTATGATCACTTAACTAATCCT GTGAATAGCAATCAAAACTTGGTATGGAAAGGTATTTGGGCAATCATAGTGAGGTGTATTTGGGATCATAGAAACAACGTTATTTTCAAACAAGGAGCAGTTAATGCGGAAGAGATTTTCCATATG GAATTAATAGTAGCAGCAGAGGTGTTGAGCCTCTCCCCAAGGATTCCCCAGTTTCCATTTCATTATGAGACTGGTGTAGAAGTAGGATGTGGACTTTATGTAGCTCTGCTACTGGTGCTGGTCCAGAAGCATAGTTCTCAAG CTGTTGGGAGAAAGCCTGTGCTGGCCAGTCTATGA
- the LOC137819585 gene encoding disease resistance protein RUN1-like yields MTSSIPSMELASSTSKLPRMYDVLINFTGEDIQRKFVSHLNSALSAVGFTTFLHHPNAHNPIHIQQPILNLSRVAIVVFTKTYSQSAWCLHQLQQIIRWKETYCRHVLPVYYEIEPSDVRLQKGDFGKALKETAHQTFSGQQLEHAMSKWSHALTKAANFFGWDESNYRSDAELVDKIVKTVLNLPVLSATKFPVGLQYQVEDLIGTIKSKSTEVCRIAICGQGGSGKTTLAKAIYHQIHDTFTEKSFIEDIGQVIGIRGDLGLLEQLLSDVLKTKVEIDSFEMGRRMIRERLSGKRVLIVLDDVPPFDATLLWECRHWYGRGSVIIITTTPEKLPMIYQTDSIFQVELMNSDESLELLSWHAFKEAKPKEDYRFLAERVVAYCGGLPLALEVIESYLYERTKEEWNRVLLKLKKIPDRKFDQILKISFDGLCNQMEKKLFLDLCCSFVGKGRAYVTKILNGCGIDPDSEIRVLTERSLIRVNKNNKLGMHPLLRQMGREIIRQISRKETGKNSQLCFDKDAEYVLSENTLFSSKGTKVIQRLPIGSDFLERYSLEARDASRRLEFAGHSEYHSKKLRWISMQGFSSEYLPNDFYLHDAIVIDLKHSLLRFVWKEPQVLAWLKVLNLSHSKYLKETPDFSGLPSLEQLILKDCPRLREVHQSIGCLCNLILLNLKDCTSLSNLPEEIYKLKCLKTLILSGCSKMDLMENDRVRMKSLITIIAENTVMKQLPFTIVSRKSIGYISLRGFEESSHNLFPSIIRSRMSPTTNPLSYIHSFMHTEDNSWDDIAPLLSSLANLRSVLVQCDAEFQLSKQVKTILAEYGANITESVISKHHLRYFLTGVGRYKQFFNTGSSSIPKIFESSELCDAYLPGDNDPYWLAHMGEGHSVSFTVPQDRVVKGMALCVVYLSTSEIIEPALSTVLIVNYTKCTCQIHNHGTVISFNNEDWADIMSNLGSKDKVEIFVSFGNELVVKNTAVYLICSESNDLEKEPVPKKKIFY; encoded by the exons ATGACCTCATCAATTCCTTCCATGGAATTGGCCTCCTCAACATCCAAACTCCCACGGATGTACGATGTACTCATCAACTTTACTGGAGAAGACATCCAAAGGAAATTTGTGTCTCATCTCAATTCTGCCCTCTCTGCTGTTGGCTTCACCACTTTCCTTCACCACCCCAATGCACACAACCCAATTCACATCCAACAACCTATTCTCAATCTCTCTCGTGTAGCAATTGTTGTTTTCACCAAAACCTATTCTCAATCTGCTTGGTGTCTTCACCAGCTTCAACAAATCATTAGATGGAAAGAAACTTATTGTCGACATGTTCTGCCCGTTTATTACGAAATTGAGCCATCTGATGTACGTCTTCAGAAGGGTGATTTTGGAAAAGCCTTGAAAGAAACTGCACACCAAACATTTTCAGGACAACAACTGGAACATGCCATGTCCAAATGGAGCCACGCACTCACCAAAGCTGCAAATTTCTTTGGATGGGATGAGAGCAATTACAG GAGTGATGCTGAACTAGTGGACAAAATTGTTAAGACCGTTCTTAATTTACCAGTGTTGTCTGCTACTAAATTTCCAGTTGGATTACAATACCAAGTGGAGGATCTGATTGGAACTATCAAAAGTAAATCCACGGAAGTTTGTAGGATAGCGATATGTGGACAGGGAGGATCTGGTAAAACCACCCTTGCTAAAGCCATCTACCATCAAATTCATGATACATTCACGGAGAAAAGTTTCATTGAAGATATTGGACAAGTTATCGGAATAAGAGGGGATCTTGGTTTACTAGAACAACTCCTTTCAGATGTCCTAAAAACAAAGGTAGAGATAGATAGCTTTGAGATGGGAAGACGTATGATTCGGGAAAGACTTTCTGGGAAAAGGGTGCTCATTGTACTTGACGATGTGCCTCCGTTTGATGCCACATTACTATGGGAATGCCGTCATTGGTATGGAAGAGGAAGTGTAATAATCATTACAACAACACCTGAAAAACTACCGATGATATATCAAACTGATTCTATTTTTCAGGTAGAGCTAATGAACTCAGATGAATCCCTTGAGCTTCTTAGTTGGCACGCATTTAAAGAAGCAAAACCAAAAGAAGATTATCGTTTCCTAGCAGAAAGAGTAGTTGCTTATTGTGGAGGACTACCTCTAGCTCTTGAAGTCATTGAAAGTTATTTATATGAAAGGACGAAAGAAGAATGGAATAGAGTACtcttaaaattaaagaaaattccCGACCGTAAATTTGACCAGATATTGAAAATAAGCTTCGACGGTTTATGCAatcaaatggaaaaaaaattattccttGATTTATGTTGTTCCTTTGTTGGTAAAGGCAGAGCGTATGTTACCAAGATCCTAAATGGCTGTGGAATAGACCCTGATAGTGAAATAAGAGTTCTGACAGAGCGTAGTCTTATACGAGTTAATAAGAACAACAAATTAGGAATGCATCCGTTGCTACGACAAATGGGAAGAGAAATTATTCGTCAAATTTCAAGAAAGGAAACTGGGAAGAACAGTCAACTGTGTTTTGATAAGGATGCAGAATATGTACTGTCAGAGAATACG CTCTTCTCATCTAAGGGGACAAAAGTGATTCAGAGATTGCCTATCGGAAGTGATTTCTTGGAACGTTATTCTTTAGAGGCAAGAGACGCATCAAGACGGCTGGAATTCGCTGGACATTCCGAGTACCATTCTAAGAAACTGAGATGGATCAGTATGCAAGGGTTTTCTTCAGAATACCTACCTAACGACTTTTATCTGCATGATGCAATAGTGATTGATTTAAAACACAGTCTTCTTCGATTCGTTTGGAAAGAACCCCAG GTTTTGGCGTGGCTAAAAGTCCTTAATCTTAGTCACTCAAAGTACTTAAAAGAAACCCCTGACTTTTCCGGACTACCAAGTCTTGAACAGCTTATTCTCAAAGATTGTCCAAGATTGCGTGAAGTACACCAATCTATTGGATGTCTCTGCAATCTTATACTGCTAAATTTGAAGGATTGTACAAGTCTGAGCAATCTCCCCGAAGAGATATATAAGCTGAAATGTTTAAAAACTCTGATTCTATCTGGTTGTTCGAAGATGGACCTAATGGAAAACGATAGAGTGCGAATGAAATCCTTGATAACTATAATTGCTGAAAATACAGTTATGAAACAATTGCCTTTTACAATTGTAAGCCGAAAAAGCATTGGATATATATCCCTACGTGGATTTGAGGAATCGTCACATAATCTTTTTCCTTCTATCATTCGGTCTCGGATGTCGCCAACAACGAATCCCCTATCTTATATTCATTCCTTCATGCATACGGAAGATAATAGTTGGGATGATATTGCACCATTGCTTAGCAGCCTCGCAAATCTTCGAAGTGTTTTGGTGCAATGTGACGCCGAGTTTCAACTATCTAAGCAAGTAAAAACCATACTGGCCGAATATGGTGCAAATATTACAGAATCAGTAATTTCAAAGCATCACCTCAGGTATTTTCTGACTGGTGTTGGAAGATACAAACAATTCTTCAATACTGGGAGCAGTAGCATACCTAAG ATATTTGAAAGCAGTGAGTTATGTGATGCTTATCTCCCAGGTGACAATGATCCTTATTGGTTGGCCCATATGGGTGAGGGACATTCTGTTTCTTTCACTGTGCCTCAAGATCGTGTCGTGAAGGGAATGGCTTTGTGTGTGGTTTATTTATCAACCTCTGAAATCATTGAACCTGCACTTAGTACTGTCTTAATTGTTAATTACACAAAGTGCACATGCCAGATACACAACCATGGCACAGTAATTTCCTTCAACAACGAAGATTGGGCTGACATAATGTCAAATTTAGGATCAAAAGACAAGGTGGAGATTTTTGTGAGTTTTGGTAATGAATTGGTAGTCAAGAACACAGCTGTCTATCTAATATGTAGTGAATCGAATGACTTAGAAAAGGAGCCTGTGCCAaagaaaaaaatcttttattag